One Malassezia vespertilionis chromosome 6, complete sequence genomic window, taaccctaaccctaaccctaaccctaaccctaaccctaaccctaaccctaaccctaaccctaaccctaaccctaaccctatccctatccctatccctatccctatccctatccctatccctatccctatccctatccctatccctatccctatccctatccctatccctatccctatccctatccctatccctatccctcCTTTTTTCTTATTTTCTTCTATCTCTTCATTTCTCCTAACCCTTTCGCTTTCTATCTttctctctctctctctctctctctctctctctctctctctctctctctctctctctctctctctctctctctctctctctctctctcttTTCTCTTTCTTTCCCTATCCTACCTTCCTTTTTTCCTTCTCTTTATCCTCCTTGTTCCTTTTTCTTATTGCCTTCTCTACTTTCTCTATCTTTTCTCCGAGTCCTTTATTTCTCTTTTTATACTTCTCTCTTCTCTTCTCAACTACCCTTTGCTTTTCTCCCTCCTATTACGCTGCTTCTCCTCCCCGCCTTAATATCCTCCACTTTTCAATTAATGGCCCTCTTATCTCGTTTTACCTGCCCCAACGGTTCTTGACACCTTTTTCCATGAAGCTTGCCTATGGGCTCCTCAAACCATGCCCATGTAAATTGTTCGTTCTTCGGACGAATTACTTCCCCCTTTTGCCCCTCCGTATCAAAAAATCATTTACTCTTTTTTAATGCTTTCCCTTTTTCTACACCTTTCACTATTCGTACTATTAACCCTTTTTGAATCGCCCTTTCATGCCATATAAATGCCGATCACTACCCGGTGTTGCTTGGTATTCATCCCAACCTTTTCCACTGCTCCCCGTGGCAGCTCCAAATATATCACGTAACCACACTTAGCACATGTTTGTATTACCTACAAAAATGCTTCTAAATTAAATTCGAGTGCAGAACAAGGGAATCCAATGTCAAAGTGGTGCAACACGTTGGGGTGGAGTACTCCCAGTGTACCAACCTTTACGTCGCCGCTCAGCGGAATCAGTAGCTTCGAAACTGTGTCCAGCGCCGAAGATCCACTCTTCTCACCGTGCGAGAGATTCCGATAGTAAatgtctgcagcgcgcccagGCAAGTACGTCGAGTCTTGCGTTTCCTTGATATAGTAGCCGCGCGTCTCCTCCCATGCACTGTCAATGTGTGGCACGCCCAACATCAGCATCAGCTTATCCAacaggccgtgcgcaactTCAAAATCTGCCGTTTTGTTGCAATACACCGCACCCATATGACGCTCATTCCGTGACATGCGTGATTTTATCTCCGGGTCTTTGAATGCTACATCCGAAGCCTCAAACACTCGCATTGGCAATGCATGCTTTTTGTTTTCTCGGATAGTCTTCAGGATACCGGGTAGCAGCGAAGTGCGCACCACTTGGTACTCGGCAGTTTTCGGGTTCTCAAGTACAATTGCCGTCTTGCCATCGTCTTTGCGGTTCATGAACGAAAAATTCTCGTCGTGCGAGCAGAGGATAAGAGGAAGCGCTTCTGTCCAGCCCGCGTACGCACACTCGTGCCGCATAATATCGCTCAGTTTGTTGATtggaagcgcagcgccgaccGTGTTCGTATTGGGGAATGTCTTGGGCAAGTTATCGAAACCGTACGCAACAGCCACATCCTCCATCAAATCGCATTCGTGCAAAATATCGGGGCGCGTTACGGGCACACCCACCTGCACCTCGTCGGGCGTTGCGCCAGGGACTGCGGAATGTCCCATACGTTGCAGCAATTGTGCTACTTGTGCGTTATCAAGCTTCAGACCAGTGCACCGGTTTACGTAGGACACATGCACATCTGTTGAGCGTGCATCCAGATTCGGAGTGACGACTTCCGTGCCGTCAGCGTATACTACACGCACGGGCTCCACAGTAAAAGGTTCTGCACAATATTCGGAGAACATGGTCACCAGCATGCTCAACACAATATCGAGTTTTGTCTTATCCAATGCAGTGACGTCTAAGAACACATTCTTGGTCTCCAAGGTGATCTTGGAGTGGTTGGAATTGATGATGGGCGGCATTGACATCACACGCCGTTGACTGTCGTAGATGATCGGATACACGGGACTGTCACGGATAATGTGCAAGTAGCGTGCAAGATGACGATCCGACTCGTACAACTCCATCAGCTGCGATGCATCGTACTCTTCCGTGCGGTTCAGAGGCGCAAAGCGAATTTCCTTTGGCGGCAGTGCTTCGTACGAAAAAGGCCCTTGAATTGTATCCAAATCGTGCGTACCCATAGAAACAAGCGTCCTACGCCGAGCCAAGTTTTGGTGCAGCTTATCCTGCAAATCTATAAAATTCGCATAGCTCGCTGGCGTAAAGGTAATGTTGCGCAGAATTGCACCGGCAAAGTAGGGACGGATGCGCTTTGtatcctcgcgcacatgcatGGTCGCCATCTCT contains:
- the FRS1 gene encoding phenylalanine--tRNA ligase (EggNog:ENOG503NVJA; COG:J; BUSCO:EOG09260VTA), giving the protein MPTVSVDKALLYEGLGREYTTEEFDELCFQFGIELDEDTTEQVKGTDERPTLKIDIPANRYDLLCFEGILRALRIFLGQMEPPKYCLTHPAEMATMHVREDTKRIRPYFAGAILRNITFTPASYANFIDLQDKLHQNLARRRTLVSMGTHDLDTIQGPFSYEALPPKEIRFAPLNRTEEYDASQLMELYESDRHLARYLHIIRDSPVYPIIYDSQRRVMSMPPIINSNHSKITLETKNVFLDVTALDKTKLDIVLSMLVTMFSEYCAEPFTVEPVRVVYADGTEVVTPNLDARSTDVHVSYVNRCTGLKLDNAQVAQLLQRMGHSAVPGATPDEVQVGVPVTRPDILHECDLMEDVAVAYGFDNLPKTFPNTNTVGAALPINKLSDIMRHECAYAGWTEALPLILCSHDENFSFMNRKDDGKTAIVLENPKTAEYQVVRTSLLPGILKTIRENKKHALPMRVFEASDVAFKDPEIKSRMSRNERHMGAVYCNKTADFEVAHGLLDKLMLMLGVPHIDSAWEETRGYYIKETQDSTYLPGRAADIYYRNLSHGEKSGSSALDTVSKLLIPLSGDVKVGTLGVLHPNVLHHFDIGFPCSALEFNLEAFL